One Dreissena polymorpha isolate Duluth1 chromosome 9, UMN_Dpol_1.0, whole genome shotgun sequence genomic window carries:
- the LOC127845695 gene encoding aquaporin AQPAn.G-like, which translates to MKTSLEDVRSLHFWKAVFAEFIGTFILVVAGVGSTVQGWTADSLDIVQIALSFGLCVATSVWIIGHISGGHINPAVTCAMLVTRRISILRAIMFVIAQCLGAITGAGILKLVTPSSQVGGLGTTTLNTGVTPGQGFGIELVITMGLVLTVFAACDSQRTDLGGSFPLTIGFAVVIGHLWAVEFTGSSMNPARSLGPAIVMHIWTDHWVYWLGPITGGVLGGLLYDNILASNASLRKARDFLMASRFDGPKSPELKSVIREVDSEKGGQCEHYDYLSSEYSSPREIKM; encoded by the exons ATGAAGACAAGTTTGGAGGACGTGCGTTCGTTGCACTTTTGGAAGGCGGTTTTCGCGGAATTTATTGGAACATTCATCCTCGTAGTTGCCGGTGTTGGGTCCACAGTGCAAGGCTGGACCGCTGACAGTCTGGACATTGTTCAGATCGCCTTGTCCTTCGGCCTTTGCGTCGCAACCAGTGTGTGGATCATTGGTCACATCAGCGGTGGACACATAAACCCGGCGGTCACATGTGCGATGCTAGTCACAAGGCGAATCAGTATTCTACGAGCAATAATGTTTGTAATAGCGCAGTGCTTGGGTGCGATTACCGGAGCGGGAATACTCAAGTTGGTGACCCCATCGTCGCAGGTGGGAGGACTGGGAACCACGACCTTAAATACCGGGGTCACCCCGGGTCAAGGTTTCGGGATCGAGCTTGTAATTACTATGGGTCTGGTGCTAACGGTGTTCGCCGCCTGTGACAGCCAGAGGACGGACCTCGGCGGCAGTTTCCCGCTCACCATCGGCTTCGCTGTCGTCATTGGGCACCTTTGGGCG GTTGAATTTACAGGGTCCAGCATGAACCCAGCCAGAAGCCTGGGACCTGCCATTGTCATGCACATCTGGACTGACCACTGG GTCTACTGGCTCGGTCCAATCACAGGCGGGGTGCTAGGCGGGTTGCTATACGACAACATCCTGGCCTCCAACGCGTCGCTAAGGAAGGCGCGTGACTTCCTTATGGCGTCGCGGTTCGACGGCCCGAAATCCCCGGAATTGAAGTCTGTCATCCGGGAAGTCGACAGCGAGAAAGGGGGGCAATGCGAACATTATGACTATCTCAGTAGCGAGTATTCGTCACCGCGTGAAATCAAAATGTGA